The following coding sequences are from one Minwuia thermotolerans window:
- a CDS encoding MBL fold metallo-hydrolase, protein MKVAIVPVTPFRQNACVIWDPETMAGALTDPGGDAERLLEVAKENGVRLEKILVTHGHLDHAGAVAELAEKLELPIEGPQKEETFWIDRLDEKAQRFGFGHARSFTPDRWLEDGDEVTVGTMTLQVRHCPGHTPGHVIFFHEPSKIAIVGDVLFRGSVGRTDFPRGNHQQLITSIREKLWPLGDDVTFVPGHGDTSTFGNERMTNPYCADFVQV, encoded by the coding sequence ATGAAAGTCGCCATCGTGCCCGTCACGCCCTTCCGCCAGAACGCCTGCGTCATCTGGGATCCGGAGACCATGGCGGGCGCCCTGACGGACCCCGGCGGCGACGCCGAGCGCCTGCTGGAGGTGGCGAAGGAGAACGGCGTCAGGCTGGAGAAGATCCTGGTCACCCACGGACATCTCGACCATGCCGGTGCGGTGGCGGAACTGGCCGAGAAGCTGGAGCTGCCGATCGAGGGGCCGCAGAAGGAGGAGACCTTCTGGATCGACCGTCTCGACGAGAAGGCGCAGCGTTTCGGCTTCGGCCATGCCCGCTCCTTCACGCCGGACCGCTGGCTGGAAGACGGCGACGAGGTCACCGTCGGCACCATGACGCTGCAGGTCCGCCATTGCCCGGGCCACACGCCGGGCCACGTGATCTTCTTCCACGAGCCCTCGAAGATCGCCATCGTCGGCGACGTGCTGTTCCGCGGCTCGGTCGGGCGCACAGATTTCCCGCGCGGCAACCATCAGCAGCTCATCACCTCGATCCGGGAGAAGCTATGGCCGCTGGGCGACGATGTCACCTTCGTGCCCGGTCATGGCGACACGTCGACCTTCGGCAACGAGCGCATGACGAACCCCTATTGCGCCGACTTCGTGCAGGTCTGA